In Plasmodium gaboni strain SY75 chromosome 8, whole genome shotgun sequence, one DNA window encodes the following:
- a CDS encoding adenylyl cyclase beta, with protein MLKNIFSEYLKSYDNKDENYERINNLSRNYSCDYTSDWRWFSIKCERFLENELYKKYNKEEKEKRKENKNIIKENENLAIFKSFFPKILLNIYSKCDNPAQFFSNLVIQKFNSVVFFCDASGFSNLAEQLDKRINGTELLGNCLNKFFNILIKIIDYWGGDIIKFSGDAVLVIWPLHNVLKNKKKKKKTKDHNIQNIYNDAHVVNLKDNETSIDENNPDTFMHIEKDKKKFENFHLNNNHNNIHNIYNNDDDYDHQDEVYDNIKNYNLKNSKISKPNISQANNSDDNYPSDYIKKKKSQNAREIRKICLLALGCCMDIHKLLNKFPTPIENKYLKVHIAITYGKVSFLQIGNVLRKREYLLSGKPLEEIGSGESLAKNGESVLSYSFYKNIKDKVIVQGTCKKNFFLFVKMKEEIDMKRLKKNYEEEEEEEEDEEEEEDNEDDVNADVDVNADADVNADADVNADVNNDLHVNIKDNKRKNSSEDKIKKKFTLLTTDKQSRQSTLIYENFDLLLKTFIPDIVYRKLSLGCNIFFNEIRKVTIIFVSVKDIDTSTMTGVHSAHGIMKLTQKAVFTMEGTINKFILDDKGILILIMFGLPPLYHCDDTIRALLTCFRLIDALKSLKLNGSIGISTGKIWCGIIGNKIRKEYTALGDSVNVAARLCFKAGNKEIYVDENTYNNCKHFISFQKLISIKVKGKNKLIKIYSPIGTINKKCIDYVYDNTNNENSNNNNNNNNYFTDEELLVNSHNNNINQNNKKNNINNNNNINNNNIINNNSINNNNNLISTKDETIKNIHDNLSTNVDISILENKKMKTNFQQVSDFSFLNYNFLFKYYKSIFKNKIYHLFKEDKNCFYYLQMCDLYKPISTNISPSLTYCANKNLEHLKKNNNIMMTKEMHINNINNDEHVNEPIRQNKLILDKHNNHIYDMDDNLHSNRKSSTSFNNIYDNTLTYDMIYSISRFNKIKTSLHVDYKSYTGPFLLHEYYDPLHFKFKELSRVGGVLFVEGNENLGIFEFIKLITKGLYNFKLFNVSNMPNSLYINITNPLLPWKILCNDILNTWKLSHMRKKNILLNKNDNFNMLREITHPSFHWFFKCMIHVIDDLDIPIFKTKKKKKKKEKEKEYYTDKNKNYTYQTNKYIQNHPNKKNDHTLIQNKINTNIQTQNASNNNIFCKKISTLLEYFFHNSRRDKKKNKKKTKEKNKKKKIYIPAGKRMGQTNDTNDINHMYHVPSDVSHGSTLDKQHNYHDDDDNNHDDDDDNHDDDDNHDDDNNHNDDNNHDDDNNHNDDNYHNDDNYHNDIIHDHYNPSVKKNKIINKPEHIYNKHTATGDVSSSSQTYSRNDIHTKMKNELKENRIGIISSMIYYFTLHENMFIIFNYRAGTSLNINIEDDAWKISNNIAKLAMLKRKKISKHLQRNLKDWRKNHSRKCVFCKGNFMNNAYVNNINENNNCGNNMYQNITHDNNIYGDNNINDEFLHNNNNNDNNNNNNNNNNNSNDDDDNNIYNSDEQNGLSIKKKNINDFLDDHMRAQQSIDHIDKNIISNLPNKINNDTNTNNLYNINDMYNQENSHYSQNVNITNNNNHNDNISSFNLRQQKLYQAHEIILMDENNDSLSKKSSSASLINNSEINSQTYNNENIIQNTNNTNKQENINVVQIFKDETENVNDTNKIKEQKMFYKTLYPNIKDNILLYIAQQKMNEQNNNYQIYKNQNIKNEYLNDNIHNQMNQNVNPNMHKNIYYNNYFNSYKKFYQNKSPLCNPFFMHKHKPLIFLFINGMKNNNNIKQLKKIKKYAQQCEASIELKPFNINHLYEFVSLCLNIHKDKISKQLIEYLNKTCFGIPKFVQYTLFYLLNNHYLELYKYEKDKNDDQNNQHNNQHNNQHNNQQNNDELFFLKEQNGEKDSSSTNPTKSNHPNHTTHTNQFNQINNINQNTDTHNYHYYNKHFFNNLISNTCTTNNYINHFSKQIISIQNEKAKSSLFPSNSTTSSNDNPNNDDITYEYELVVVKDLNEAPLVPRLTAYCMSLIDSLNQEEQLLAKLCSFFNHTFNIKKMECIYPKYISRCELKKIIVKLMEKNVFCLYEDENKKSVTLSKDNVNSIHNINFVYRDMYNKINSFLEKKSKHHTLFGKHKNIPDEEIYFCITNFSLKKVLNDLLENEEKEYIKKIYKKYIES; from the exons atgttaaaaaatatatttagCGAATATTTAAAATCGTATGATAACAAAGATGAGAACTATGAGCGCATAAATAACCTGAGCAGAAATTATTCa TGTGACTACACTTCTGATTGGAGATGGTTCAGTATTAAATGCGAACGTTTTTTagaaaatgaattatataagaaatataataaagaagaaaaagaaaaaaggaaagaaaataaaaatatcataaaagaaaatgaaaatcTTGCTATATTTAAATCATTCTTCCCAAAgattcttttaaatatttatagtAAGTGTGATAATCCTGCACAGTTCTTTTCAAATCTTGTCATTCAGAAGTTTAACTCTGTAGTG ttttTTTGTGATGCCAGTGGTTTTTCTAACCTCGCTGAACAACTAGACAAACGAATTAATGGAACCGAATTACTAGGAAATTGCTTAAATAAGTTTTTCaacattttaataaaaattatagaTTACTGGGGAGGTGATATAATTAAGTTCAGTGGAGATGCTGTTCTAGTTATCTGGCCCCTTCataatgttttaaaaaataagaagaaaaaaaaaaagacaaaagatcataatattcaaaatatttataatgatGCACATGTAGTTAACCTTAAAGATAATGAAACTTCAATTGATGAGAATAATCCAGATACATTTATGCATATtgaaaaagataaaaaaaaatttgaaaattttcatttaaataataatcataataatattcataatatttataataacGATGATGATTATGATCATCAAGATGAAGTctatgataatattaaaaattataatcTAAAAAATAGTAAGATCAGTAAGCCTAATATTTCTCAAGCAAATAACTCAGATGATAACTATCCTTCAgattatattaaaaaaaaaaaaagtcAAAACGCACGAGAAATAAGAAAGATATGTCTCCTAGCATTAGGGTGTTGTATGGACATACacaaattattaaataaatttcCAACACcaatagaaaataaatatttaaaagtaCATATTGCTATTACATATGGAAAGGTTAGCTTCTTACAAATTGGAAATGTTTTAAGAAAAAGAGAATATTTGTTATCAGGCAAGCCACTGGAAGAAATAGGTTCTGGTGAGTCCTTGGCAAAAAATGGAGAAAGTGTGCTGTCgtattctttttataaaaatattaaagataAGGTGATAGTTCAAGGGACGTGCAAGAAGAACTTTTTCTTATTTGTGAAGATGAAGGAGGAAATTGACATGAAGAGGTTGAAAAAGAATTATGAGGAGGAAGAGGAAGAAGAGGAAGACGAAGAAGAAGAGGAAGACAACGAAGATGATGTAAACGCAGATGTAGATGTAAATGCAGATGCAGATGTAAATGCAGATGCAGATGTAAATGCAGATGTAAATAACGATTTACatgttaatataaaagataataaaagaaaaaatagttcagaagataaaataaaaaaaaagtttaCTCTATTAACTACAGATAAACAATCTAGACAATCTACTcttatatatgaaaattttgatcttcttttaaaaacatttataCCAGATATTGTATATAGAAAATTATCTTTAGgatgtaatatattttttaatgaaaTTAGAAAAGTAAcaattatttttgtatCTGTTAAAGATATAGATACATCAACTATGACTGGTGTTCATTCAGCACATGGAATTATGAAGCTAACACAAAAAGCTGTATTTACTATGGAAGGaacaataaataaatttatattagATGATAAAGGTATcttaatattaattatgTTTGGATTACCACCTCTATATCATTGTGATGATACTATAAGAGCTTTACTTACTTGTTTTAGATTAATAGATGCATTGAAatcattaaaattaaatggTAGTATAGGTATATCTACTGGAAAAATATGGTGTGGAATCATAGGAAATAAAATTAGAAAAGAATACACAGCCCTAGGAGATTCTGTTAATGTTGCTGCTAGATTATGTTTCAAAGCTGGTAATAAAGAAATTTATGTTGATgaaaatacatataataattgtaaacattttatatcctttcaaaaattaatatctataaaagtcaaaggaaaaaataaacttattaaaatatattcacCTATAGGCActattaataaaaaatgtatagATTATGTATATGATAATACAAACAATGAAAACAgcaacaataataataataataataattattttacaGATGAAGAATTATTAGTTAATAGCcacaataataatataaatcaaaacaataaaaaaaataatattaataataataataatattaataataataatattattaataataatagtattaataataataataatttaatatcAACAAAAGATGAgacaataaaaaatattcatgATAATTTATCTACAAATGTAGATATATCCATTcttgaaaataaaaaaatgaaaacaaATTTTCAACAAGTTTCTGATTTCTCATTTCTAAATTACAACTTTTTattcaaatattataaaagcatatttaaaaataaaatatatcacTTGTTCAAAGAAGATAAGAATTGTTTCTATTATTTACAAATGTGTGATTTATATAAACCCATAAGTACAAACATATCACCTTCTCTTACTTACTGTGCCAATAAAAATTTGGAACACttgaaaaaaaacaataatattatgatgaCAAAGGAAAtgcatataaataatataaataatgatgaacATGTAAATGAACCTATAAgacaaaataaattaatattagataaacataataatcatatatatgatatgGATGATAATCTTCATTCAAATAGAAAATCTTCTAcatcttttaataatatatatgacaATACATTAACATATGATATGATTTATAGTATATCTagatttaataaaataaaaacatcATTACATGTTGATTATAAAAGCTATACTGGCCCTTTCTTATTACATGAATATTATGATCCACTGCATTTCAAATTTAAAGAACTTTCTCGTGTAGGTGGAGTCTTATTTGTTGAAGGAAATGAAAATCTAGGAATATTTGAattcataaaattaattaCAAAAGGATTATATAActttaaattatttaatgttAGTAATATGCCCAActcattatatataaatataacaaatcCATTACTACCTTGGAAAATTTTATGTAACGATATATTAAACACTTGGAAATTATCACATAtgaggaaaaaaaatattctcctaaataaaaatgacAACTTCAATATGTTAAGAGAAATCACACACCCATCTTTTCATTGgttttttaaatgtatgATACATGTAATAGATGATTTAGATATACCTATTTTTaaaactaaaaaaaaaaaaaaaaaaaaagaaaaggaaaaggaatattatacagataaaaataaaaattatactTACCAAACtaacaaatatattcaaaaccatcccaataaaaaaaatgatcACACTTtaattcaaaataaaataaatacaaatattcAAACACAAAATGCTTctaataacaatatattttgtaaaaaaatatccACACTTTTGGAGTATTTCTTTCATAATTCAAGACGagataaaaagaaaaacaaaaaaaagaccaaagagaaaaataaaaaaaaaaaaatatatataccaGCTGGTAAGCGCATGGGCCAAACAAATGATACTAATGATATTAATCATATGTATCACGTCCCTTCTGATGTGTCACATGGAAGCACCTTGGATAAGCAACACAATTATcatgatgatgatgataataatcatgatgatgatgatgataatcatgatgatgatgataatcATGATGATGACAATAATCATAATGATGACAATAATCATGATGATGACAATAATCATAATGATGACAATTATCATAATGATGACAATTATcataatgatattattcATGACCATTATAATCCTTCTgtgaagaaaaataaaataataaacaaacCTGAACACATATACAATAAACATACAGCAACAGGAGATGTAAGCTCCTCTTCGCAAACATATTCAAGAAACGATATACATacaaaaatgaaaaatgaACTAAAAGAAAACAGAATAGGTATTATAAGCTCgatgatttattattttactttgcatgaaaatatgtttattatatttaattatagAGCAGGTACTTCcttaaatattaatattgaAGATGATGCTTGGaaaatatcaaataatatagcTAAGTTAGCTATGcttaaaagaaaaaaaatatccAAACATTTACAAAGAAATCTAAAAGATTGGAGAAAAAATCATTCTAGGAAGTGTGTCTTCTGCAAAGGTAATTTTATGAACAATGCATAtgtgaataatataaatgagaataataattgtgGAAACAATATGTATCAAAATATCACACATGACAACAATATTTATGGcgataataatataaatgatgaGTTCTTAcacaacaacaacaacaatgataataataataataataataataataataataatagtaatgatgatgatgataacAATATATACAACTCTGATGAACAAAACGGTTTGTctatcaaaaaaaaaaatataaatgatttCCTTGATGATCATATGAGAGCACAACAAAGTATTGATCatatagataaaaatattatttctaacttaccaaataaaattaataatgataCAAATACAAacaatttatataatattaatgatatgTATAATCAAGAGAATTCTCATTATTCACaaaatgttaatataacaaataataataatcataatgataatatatcttcttttaatttaagACAACAGAAATTATATCAAGCTCATGAAATTATTCTTATggatgaaaataatgattctttatcaaaaaaaagTAGTTCAGCATCATTAATAAATAACAGTGAAATAAATTCACAAACTTATAAcaatgaaaatattatacaaaatacaaataatactaacaaacaagaaaatataaatgttgTACAAATATTTAAAGATGAAACAGAAAATGTAAATGACACAAACAAAATtaaagaacaaaaaatgttttataaaacTTTATATCCAAATATtaaagataatattttattatatatagctcaacaaaaaatgaatgaacaaaataataattatcaaatttataaaaatcaaaatatcaaaaatgaatatttaaatgataacATACATAATCAAATGAATCAAAATGTTAATCCTAATATGcacaaaaatatttattataataattattttaatagttataaaaagttttatcaaaataaatcaCCTTTATGTAATCCTTTTTTTATGCACAAACATAAACCTcttatctttttatttattaatggaatgaaaaataataataatataaaacaattaaaaaaaattaaaaaatatgcaCAACAATGTGAAGCATCTATAGAATTAAAACCTTTCAATATAAATCATCTATATGAATTTGTTAGCCTATgtttaaatatacataaagataaaataagTAAACAACTAATTGAATATCTAAATAAAACTTGTTTTGGAATACCTAAATTTGTACAATAtactttattttatcttcttaataatcattatctagaattatataaatatgagAAGGACAAAAATGATGATCAAAACAATCAACATAACAACCAACATAACAACCAACATAACAATcaacaaaataatgatgaacTATTCTTTTTGAAAGAACAAAATGGTGAAAAAGATTCATCCAGCACAAATCCAACAAAAAGTAATCATCCTAATCATACAACACACACAAACCAATTtaatcaaataaataatataaatcaaaataCTGATACACATAactatcattattataacaaacatttttttaataaccTTATCAGTAATACATGCACtacaaataattatattaatcATTTCAGTAAACAAATTATCTCaatacaaaatgaaaaagcAAAATCTTCATTATTCCCATCTAATAGCACAACCTCTTCCAATGATAATCcaaataatgatgatataacTTATGAATATGAACTTGTGGTAGTCAAAGATTTAAACGAAGCACCGCTAGTTCCTCGATTg acCGCATATTGCATGTCCCTAATTGATAGCCTAAACCAAGAAGAACAATTGTTGGCTAAGCTTTGCTCCTTCTTTAATCATACGTttaacataaaaaaaatggaatgTATATATCCTAAGTATATATCAAGGTGTgagttaaaaaaaattattgtAAAGTTGATGGAGAAGAATGTCTTTTGTTTATATGAAGATGAGAACAAGAAATCTGTTACTCTGTCAAAAGACAATGTTAATTCTATACATAACATTAATTTCGTATATAGAgatatgtataataaaataaatagtTTCCTTGAGAAGAAAAGTAAACACCACACCTTATTTGGCAAACACAAAAATATACCTGATGaggaaatatatttctGCATAACaaatttttcattaaaaaaG gTTTTAAATGATTTGTTGGAGAATGAAgaaaaggaatatataaaaaaaatttacaaaaaGTATATAGAATCGTAA
- a CDS encoding hypothetical protein (conserved Plasmodium protein, unknown function~part of same gene as PGSY75_0802700B~gap found within coding sequence), with amino-acid sequence MQLPFKKNYDETKETEINISLTKNNENQIGYEKTEKQLNTCASSVQEVLQIKSEIYDNILNMYNKETKSSEHNHKSKSNIGDNYFNDQENEHTSIFYQHSLKNQKKDYQDYILDEEIFNENLENKDPYDENIYQQEEKIYTDQYEYNKIHDDKIEEVKNENVLNQNNTNQSKIIKKNKIKLSKTSDQMKNYSTNDITHEDIILDIYKNTIEHKKTNFLCLEEILKNINLILKKQIDLNNSNETEKSERHILLKNIYQ; translated from the exons ATGCAACTGccttttaaaaaaaattatgacGAAACAAAAGAAACAGAGATTAATATCTCtttaacaaaaaataatgaaaatcAAATAGGATATGAAAAAACAGAAAAACAATTAAATACATGTGCGAGTAGCGTTCAAGAAGTGCTACAAATAAAATCAGAAATTTATGATAACATTCTTAATATGTACAATAAAg AAACAAAATCTTCTGAACATAATCACAAAAGTAAATCAAATATTGGagataattattttaatgaTCAAGAAAATGAACATACGTCAATATTTTATCAACATAGTTTAaaaaaccaaaaaaaagattACCAGGATTATATTCTAGATGAAGAAATATTCAATGAaaatttagaaaataaagatccatatgatgaaaatatttatcaacaggaagaaaaaatatatacagACCAATACgaatataacaaaattCATGATGACAAAATAGAGGAAGtcaaaaatgaaaatgtaTTGAACCAAAATAATACAAACCAATctaaaataataaaaaaaaataaaataaaattaagTAAAACATCTGATCAgatgaaaaattattccACAAATGATATAACTCACGAG GATATAATTctagatatatataaaaacacCATAGAACATAAAAAGACAAACTTTTTGTGTTTAGAagaaattttaaaaaacattaatttaatattaaaaaagcAAATTGACCTTAATAATAGTAACGAGACTGAAAAATCGGAGAGGcacatattattaaaaaatatttaccaa
- a CDS encoding hypothetical protein (conserved Plasmodium protein, unknown function~part of same gene as PGSY75_0802700A~gap found within coding sequence), with translation VYLFVQNPEAMRLVRKLEKNMNRIKSICLHI, from the coding sequence gtttatttatttgtcCAAAACCCAGAAGCAATGAGACTGGTTCGAAAACTTGAAAAGAATATGAACAGAATAAAAAGTATTTGTTTACACATTTGA
- a CDS encoding putative serine/threonine protein phosphatase 2B catalytic subunit A, which produces MEPLPDPKNDRQVKDVEPPPAKPLSLELLYPNGTEEPPDYKALRDHLKKEGRIRKEDCLDIIKKVIDIVSNEPNLLRLKDPITIVGDIHGQYYDLLKLLEVGGNPDHTQFLFLGDYVDRGSFSIEVLLLLYALKINFPDRIWLIRGNHECRQMTTFFNFRDECEYKYDIVVYYAFMESFDTIPLSAVINGKFLGVHGGLSPDLILLNQICSFTRFQEPPRSGIFCDILWSDPIDEDKEEHTIQTESYFPNDIRGCSYFFGYNAATTFLEKNGLLSIIRAHEAQLEGYKMHQTNLKTGFPIVITIFSAPNYCDVYNNKGAVLKFDSNTLNIQQFSFSPHPYHLPNFMNLFTWSLPFVSEKVTEMLYSLLNCSMNDTDEGINDIVLPKEVIQILNYIEENNKRMNDMNINNNEDNVEYQDNDQYTNDSNNNNNFDDITYDGHKKDKDRKNKIPSNYNAQDNNQSYDLSEGQNNYNEENAFFKNNNNNDDDDEREKKDEGQVSKERTDTLRKKVQSVGRLMRVFRTLRKENELIVQLKGCSPGYRIPVGLLLSGKEGLENELEKFTKVKEIDSINEKRPSNE; this is translated from the exons atgGAACCACTGCCTGATCCAAAGAATGATAGACAAGTGAAGGATGTTGAGCCTCCACCAGCAAAA CCGTTAAGCTTAGAACTGCTATATCCAAACGGAACGGAAGAACCACCAGATTATAAAGCTCTAAGAgatcatttaaaaaaggaGGGACGTATTAGGAAAGAAGATTGTTTagatataattaaaaaagtGATAGATATAGTAAGCAATGAACCGAATTTATTAAGATTAAAGGACCCAATAACAATAGTTGGAGATATTCATGGTCaatattatgatttattaaaattattgGAAGTAGGAGGTAATCCTGACCATACtcaatttttatttttaggAGATTATGTAGATAGAGGTTCTTTTAGTATAGaagtattattattattatatgcattaaaaataaatttcCCTGATCGTATATGGTTAATACGAGGAAATCATGAATGTCGTCAAATGAcaacattttttaattttagAGATGAATgtgaatataaatatgatatagTAGTATATTATGCTTTTATGGAATCTTTTGATACGATACCTTTATCAGCTGTAATCAATGGTAAATTTTTAGGGGTGCATGGTGGTTTATCTCCtgatttaatattattgaaTCAAATATGTTCATTTACTAGATTTCAAGAACCACCTCGTTCAGGAATTTTCTGTGACATATTATGGTCAGATCCTATTGATGAAGATAAAGAAGAACATACTATACAAACTGAATCATATTTTCCTAATGACATAAGAGGCTGTAgttatttttttggttACAACGCAGCTACAACatttttagaaaaaaatggattattatcaataataAGAGCTCATGAAGCTCAACTTGAAGGATACAAAATGCATCAGACAAATTTAAAGACTGGATTTCCAATAGTTATAACTATATTTTCAGCACCTAATTATTGTGATGTATATAACAACAAAGGTGCAGTTTTAAAATTTGATAGTAACacattaaatatacaaCAGTTTAGTTTTTCACCTCATCCTTATCACTTACCTAATTTTATGAATTTATTTACGTGGTCTTTACCCTTTGTAAGTGAAAAAGTTACAGAGATGTTATATTCTCTTTTAAATTGTAGTATGAATGATACTGATGAAGGTATAAACGACATTGTATTACCTAAAGAAGTAATAcaaattttaaattatattgaagagaataataaaagaatgAATGACATGAATATTAATAACAACGAGGATAATGTAGAATATCAAGACAATGATCAATATACAAATGACagtaataataacaacaatTTTGATGATATTACTTATGATGGTcataaaaaagataaagacagaaaaaataaaataccATCAAATTATAATGCACAAGATAATAATCAATCATATGATCTTTCAGAAGgacaaaataattataatgaagaaaatgcattcttcaaaaataataataataatgatgatgatgatgaaagAGAAAAGAAAGATGAAGGACAAGTATCTAAAGAAAGAACGGATACTCTAAGAAAAAAAGTGCAATCTGTAGGAAGACTAATGAGAGTTTTTAGAACCTTGAGGAAAGAAAATGAATTGATTGTGCAACTAAAAGGATGTAGTCCTGGTTATAGAATACCTGTAGGGTTATTATTAAGTGGAAAAGAGGGATTAGAAAATGAGCTCGAAAAATTTACAAAGGTTAAAGAAATTGATAGTATTAATGAAAAGAGGCCATCCAACGaataa
- a CDS encoding hypothetical protein (conserved Plasmodium protein, unknown function) gives MEIQKRYEYSPLEEIFFSRKIKNIQFYEDIEEDNKNKINANRNINKIKDELLNTNISLDTCQKLKDYYFNTKNKKNIQNYFFFYDYRKCIHNVDGKIYIQNNPFSILSDNKKRDDRLNKNIKVENYNTFAYAYNI, from the exons atGGAAATTCAAAAGAGATATGAATACTCACCACTtgaagaaatatttttttcaaggaaaataaaaaatatacaattttatgaagatatagaagaagataataaaaataaaataaatgcaaatagaaatattaacaaaataaaagatGAACTATTAAATACTAACATCTCTTTAGACACTTGTCAAAAACTTAAGGATTATTATTTcaatacaaaaaataaaaaaaatatacaaaactattttttcttctatGATTATAGAAAGTGTATACATAACGTAGatggaaaaatatatatacaaaataatcCATTCAGCATATTAA gtgataataaaaaacGTGATGATAGgttaaataaaaatataaaagtgGAAAATTACAACACATTTGCATAtgcatataatatatag